The sequence CCCTTGTCTCAGACAATCCACAGAGAAAATaacaagcaatgtcaaataatcaataatggaGTTTGAATTGCTCTTTTTCCCTTATACCCCCAAAAGCACAAATTCCAAGAAAGTACGCCCAAATGGAATTTTAAATACATTAAATGTATTTAAATCGTTTTTCAATAGTTTAAATTCATCTTGGATGCACTTTtgcatttaaatgatttaaaatcaCTTTTAATATTTTGaccttttaattttttataaagtcactttataatatttaagtggcttataattttaataaagtcactttatgactttataacATCCATATAAGTTAATCATataacttaaccactaaaatattaatatctccctcaatatttAGTCTTTTGACGTGTCGTCAGAATCTAGGGTCAACACTGAATAACCTCCATGTGTCCAGGTGCCTTGACTAAAAATATCACAATTGccagattgacttactataaatagtaagtccctCAACTAAGCCCATACATTGACTGCAAAGGCCCTGTAACTGAAACCAAGATTGAACTGAAGAAGTGGAACTGTCACTGGGACTCTCTATCCTAAATGTTAGCCTACAAGAGTCCAAATAATAGGCTAATCCCTCGAACTCTGATGCTCACGAAAACGGGGACATTACATTATCTCCCCCATTGACTATTGTCATCAAGTTACATTGTGAGATTGTGTACATGAAACGAATAAGgacaaagaagaacaagaagactAGCAGGTAGATAATTTAAGATTCTAGTCTACATTGCCGGTATTCCTTTTTACTTGAGCTTAAAGTCCTTTGAAACTAACAATACTGGTGAAGTCACTTTTGTTGAGTTTTTAGCTTGGATAGGAATTTTGCATAGGTTCAGTTTGAACATTTGGAAAGGTTCAAGTGGTTTGAGTTAGTCAATTTTGCATTTCACTTTAAAGGACTAAAGTGAAAGTCTTTTATTTAGCTAATTAAGTCTTATAAAATGTAGATAATCAATAATGACTTAGACTTATCTTTTGTCTCATCCTTTGAAATGATGAGGATGCTTTTGTAATTTAAGCTGATTTTTAGAAGATTAGAATTTTAGCTGAATAAGTATTATGGATCAGAAAAATCATGAATAATCAAAAGAGGCAAGTCAATGAAACCCAATTCACCATCAATCAATTCACTTGACGAAACATAAGATAAATACatgaaacaaaaacaaatcaaaaccCTAATACCTTCACCCACAAACCTGGCTTAGCTCCATTGTTTTTTATATTTGCTTGAATGGTTGACATGTTGGTTGCTTGGTTGGATATGAGAATGATACTTGATATGAATATGATTTGTTGAATCTgatatgaatgcttgatgaatgatgaaAGATAGGTTTGATTTATAGATTGGACCTAAGGTTGATTAACGAAGAAGAATCCATAGATTAGAATGATTGAGAGGATTTGAAGGCTAGAAATATAAGTTATTTGATTTCATGATTGAGTGAACTAGATGCATGGAGGAATAATCAATTAGTATACCAAGAGTGAGTATTAGTTAACTGATGAGATGGAGATATTAATAGCATTGTGGAGGAAGTACTAGCTAATTAAGtaactaaaattatttaatcattgtagactagaagaaattgatgaaattaattaaataattaaaattatgtaATTAATGTAGATAAAAGGAATAaataaatggattaattaaataattaaaaaatatttaattaaagaggatgaaaagggataaattgatgaatgtaattaaattaaataacttaaaattatttaattaatttgttaggCATTAGGTGATAAGGTGGTGTCATGTGGGTACTAGGTGATATGATGATCAGATGACTTAGACCTAGGTGATGTTTATATGGATTAGGTGATATGAATGAAgtggacatttttaggtgtctacaagtataaAGATAGGAGCAAGATAGAATTTTGATGATATGGATTGTCTTTTGAAGGAATGTAAAAATGTATGCAACATACCAAAACAACATAGCAAATGTTGGTGGTTTCCATGTAACTGTGAGTTGTGTTTGTTGTGGTTCAAATTGCCTTGTGAGTTTTTTGAATGAATGAAAGACTGATTTGAAGGTGTAACTATCAGTGTTCCACCGGTGTTGGGGACGGGGGAACCAAGGGTCTAAGTTTGGGGACGACGGGGGGGTTGGCGgtgtggtggtgctgatatagttgtacatatacatatagcacttgaaaaactagttttgaaaagatgtatgacaatataacagtataagaattacatttcaaatgaaactataggaaatttgaaatactaaatctaaataccaagatttcttcaatgctaattgtgttgttgtatggagcctaatcagattGGAGAAATTTTTTTCCCTACTTTTATCGacacagtttccccctatatttttcaacggaggtttgggggcagcgccccgcgaggccaaaaatacttttattattttataaaggcgttgggtgttatttttctattggcccacgtccaattagggttaccccttaacccccccaaaagtcacttttaaatttttttttaatgttaaacattgcatatacgtgggggcgatgtgagacgtctgggcgtctcctcgTCCTTCGAGAGACATCTGCATGTCTCATGAAGGACGGGGAGACGGCCAGACatctccacgtctccttgggagacgcggAGACGTCTCCCCGTCTCTGGCGGTGCTTGGGTGGCGGTGgtgggacggcgggggacgtcgcgtccccgtcccctcGTCCCGGAGACGTCCCCATCTCCGAGACGCAGCCAAAAAGGGGGGGGGGACGcatccccgtggaacactggtAATTATCTATGTATGCTTGTACATTTGAAGTTCTCATTATCGTGTGATTTTTCCAGTGTTATTTAGCATTAGAACATAATCACCAGGCATTTTGAAAATTCTTCATCTTTGTCGTTACTTTCCATGTTTGTTGTAATTGCAGTCTAAGGGAAAGAAGGTGTGTTTTCTTGTTTTGGAAATGGCCATCTAGAAGACTTAGAAGACTATATGATCATTGCCAATGGTGCTGCGGTGTTCAATTCCCATGATGTACATGTAACACGTGAATAAAGTTCAGAGAACTAATGTCTATAACTTATCAATTCTGTCTATGTGTGTGTGATTTTTCTCCTTAATAATAATTTTGATTTCTAATTCCCTATATCTATTTTCAGTGTTTCACCAATAAaccaatgtatatatatatttgtattcttTTAAAATGTACTCTCTTGTCCATAACTTCTCTCTCTTACCCTGAGGGTtgttaattataaattatatattttccaTAAAAGAACCTTCTATTTTCATGTTCTTGTATATGCATATGTTCTTTATTAGTTTCGCTTAAACATCTGTACATGTGTGTTTTTCTGTTTTTTATTCCATAAACATGTGTTGTACTTTTCTCTCTTATTCTCATAATTTGTTAGTGTAAACTTGACAACTAGAGGTGCAATTGTTAGTCTGAAGTTAGAAGCATTTAGATTAGTCTGGTGTATCAAGAACCATTTCATAACAAAAATATATTTTAGCTTGCCGGTCTCTCACTTGAGCCAAAGAATGAAAAAACGTTACTTGAAGGTTTGTCTCCTCTGACTTCAGTTCCATATCCTCTGCCCATATATTTGGTTGTTCTGCGAGTATTATACACTTTTATCAGTCACTTACATTTCCACTCTTCTATTAACAACCTCAGTAAATGAATATCTGTAAACACAGCTGCAGTTTATTTAGCATCAATGTTTGCTGAGGTGACACCTTGAGAATTGAAATTTTAGATcatttgtcccacctcttccatCACCCATAGACCTCACGTCATTCTTATCTGCCATTTTTTCCCCATACCTTACAATCTCCAACCTCCCCTCCTGGCTTAAGCTGGAGTAGGTACTCCTTAAGAAGTAATTGTTGGTACTAACTCTTTGTATCACTGGCACCAAGAGGCAACTTCCCAATTTTTCCAAAATGATCTTGAACTTTTTATCACTCTCCCTATACCCCAGGCATATAAAAACAGCGCAATGCCTGCCAAAAGGGAATTTACTTAATGAACAAACCAGCTAGACCACTTGCAAAGACTACGGAGAAGCCAATGAAACTCTTTTCTACCTTATCACTCTGGGCTCCTCCTTCATCTGACCCAATGTGGATAATCACACAGGCACATGCAAGTAATTATATAATCAGAACATGATAGGGCTAAAGTTTGATtgttttggttgattttgtcaCTTTTACCCTTGTTTTCAGCTTTGTTGGTCACATTGTTTACTGTCTATTCACTGGTTCAAATCTTTATTGATAATTGTCTCCTAACCATGCATACTCCACAGGAAGTTAATGAACTCAGCAGGAATCAGAGGATTGAGTTTGAGGAGTTACAAGATTTAGTTCTAGAAAGAGAAAAGAACAGGTCAGGAAATGAACCTGAAACTGGTGGCAAAACTGGTTCCTGTTCTTCATCACCTGCTGCAACAACAAAGGAAGATGAGATAGAAGACAAGAGAAATGAGCTGGTTTGGCTCTTGTATATTATCATTTATGGCAAAATATACATATTTTATTTGTCATTAGGATATAAACTGAAACATGGCGTACTAATATTTGATTTCTTTCCCCAGAAATTCTGGGAAGATAAGTTGATAGAACTAGAGAAAAAGTGGAACACTTTGCAGCATAATTTATCTCATCAGCTGTCACCAGGTATGTCTGTAAATGATACAAGGCTTTCCTTTGATTAGTCACGTACCTATCATTTTGGCCTAAAGGATGTTATAAATCATATTATGATTATCTTATATGGACTTGATTTATGTCAAATATTTTATATTTGCCAGAGTTTTTAAGATGTGGAGAATGAAAATGCATTTGATAGTGTTCATCGAAAAATGAAACCTTCTTGTTTATCTATCTAGCACAAAGGGAAAAGGAGCTGGAACGTAGACTACGGAGTTTGACAGAGCAGTTAATGGCCAAGCAGGTATGCTATAGATAATTGACCATTTTTTTGTTGAGCCTAAACTTGATTACTAGTACAGATGATACTAAGCAATAGAATGTAGGTGTTAAATTGTAAGTTTTCAAGGTCAACCATACTGTCTATGGAAGTTCTATGGCTCCAATCCAATTGGATTTTGGGGGAGATTTTGACTTATTGATCCACAAATGAAAAAACAAACAGGGAAGAAGGTTTCTAATGTGTATGAAATTTGTGGGATTACTATAGATGGATATGTATGGGCTGAGAAAAACTGCATTGTTTCCCTGGGATTGtcatatataaaaattaaaaaattatatggatGCAACTTTTTAATAAAAGAAATCAAGTTTAATTGATTCCTCAAATGATTTGTAAAAATGTAGAAATTCATAAGTTTTATTTAGGTTGTAATGTTGTCAAAAGTTTCTTCTATGCACATCTATTGTAACTTGTTTGAAACCTTAACCCTGACAGACACAGTTAGAAGCATTAGCAAATGAGAGGAACGCCCTTGAGTTCAGACTAGAAGATGCAAATGAGGCCAGAAGGAAACTGCATCTTGAAAATGGGGAGACAAACTTCAAAAGGAATAAAGTAGGGAGATCTGTATCGACAACATCATCAGCATTAACGTCTATAAATGCCAGATATGATGAATCAAAGGTTCATCCACAAGTTTCAACTATTGCAACCCGTCCAAGGTTCAACAAAGTGGCTGGAGAGTTTGGAAGCAAGATTATAAATGCTGCATCAGATGCTCTAGGCTTAAGGACAGGAGGGTATCGGAGATTTATGATATTACGTTCTTTGGTTGTTGGGTACATCTTAGGACTTCACATTGTTGTGTTTATTATAATTTCATTTGCAAAGCTGGTTTGATGACACTGACTTCTCTAGAGAAGATGTTTCAAGCATGATGTCTGTCTCATGAAGAGATGCTAGCAGATTGTGGAGGATATTACCCTGCTAAATCTTACAATTTCTTTTATTTCTATACTTGGAAATATTGTCTATAATTAATGAGGAAAGCGATTCGTACTTCTAAAGGCAGGCACTGGATGATCATTTTCACTCTAGTGGGAATTTGATTTAAAAAACTGGTGATTGGAGAGTTGGAGACAATTGGTACATTGAACATCCACTATTATGTGTTTTGGTATGTACATGTTATATGGAGCTAGAGTGTTATCTATGTATTGCTGAACATTTGGAAACTCTATTATCAGATGGTTATCATCTTACTTTGAACGAACAGCTGGATGGTGTATGCTTTGCTTACTAATTTCCAGCTTTTTAAGGAAAGGATTAAGAATTGTAATTCTCTAAATGGCAAGGCTTAGTTTCCATTGAGAGCTCGTAGTTGTTCATATCTAAAAGTATAGAGTTGGTGCAAGACAAGCAAGTTAATGTATGAATTATAATTGAGACAGTATTTTCCGTTGGGCATTCAGCCTTAATGTACCTATTTGTTATAGAATATACACTGTCATTTCCTTgtcattttttttggattgatacCATTTTGTTGTTCACTCCTAGTGGGACTTCCTAGTTCTTCCAACCTGTAAGAGTATATTTTTTGGAGTGCATTGTGACTGTAGCATAATTAAACCAAGGACAATCAATTTATATTAGGATTAAGGTGCGACTTACCTTGCAATCCTATGTATATATTACGTGTGTTCCAATACTTTGGAAGATGTATTCGGATGCTTAAGGTGTAACTGgagaaataatttgtaatatttattctctTAGATTCTTGACATTTGTTGTTATATGCATTTATGAAGAAGGTGGAACACAACAGTGGCAATTATGGTTGACTTTGAGTTCATTTAAGACACTTTCCAATTCTTAGGTGCTAGAGGAAGAAGTAGAGAATCTTATTATGATGGATGGGTTCCACATGAGTTAGTGGACCCCAAAACGAAGCACTAGACTTGAGGATGTTAGTTGTCAAGGATTTATTAGTCAAAAATGTCTTTGCAATTATGTTTTCTATCTAGGGACTCATTGATTGAGACCATGTGAAGTCTTTTGATGCATTTACTATCCTCAAAAGATGCTCTGGACGGTGGGTGTGGGATTGTATGATACTTCGTTTTGGTATTCATTATTTTTTGGTAAAACTATTTGTGGTTTTGGTCTCTCTCCTTGCCTATATATTGGAGGTATGAAATATTGGTTTCATATTTGTTTACAAGTACACAATGTTGTCAGAGTGTAGGTTGTTAAGTGTGTTGATATTGAGATTAATACATATTTGTcctttctttggtggatttttttttgaaagggtttctccacataaatcttaTGTTTATATGGTTTGctgattttattgttattgttgatTTATGCATctacataatattattttattatcattatGAATAAAGAAACATATTAAagatttgtatatattttttttgaagattttattgtaataatttCACCTTATTTTTCAATAAATGATACTTAGGTCCAAAATCAAAACTTGGAAAGCCTTGCAACACAATCAAAACCAATGCCATTTTGATATTTTAAAAGGGGTATTTATACAGTTTCGTTATATAAACCATGGCCAATTCAAACACCCCTCACGAGTAGCCAATGATCTTGAAATAGACTGTAGCTCCCAATGTGTAAGATTCCAAATTGCATGCTCCACATTGGACTCATTTAAATATGCACTTACATCTTTTACACATCTCTTAGAGATGACTAAAAATGGTCAAAGATGCTAGTCTCAGTCTTCTTAGTAACACCCTTCTTACACGTTCTATTGTATCTGCCATATTCCCTAGGGGAACTCAAGATTCTCCCATGTGTGGCACCACATTTGAAGAGAGCCCAATATTACAACATATGcaatattatataattaaaattgTTCTTTGGAATTTACAAGGTTGTTTAAACATAATCCTATTAAGCAGAAATAAGATCGTTAAATATGTGAAGGAAAACAAAAGACATGGGTAGTGTATATTTGTTGTGTAGAATTTAATTTTATGTATATAAATCTCAAATTATATTAAATTTGTTtagaacaataatatttttttatttcttataaACATTAATTTTATGTAGAATAAAAATAGTCATTTTGAAATGAATTAGgagagaggacccagtagttgagtagcctaactttgtgcttctcaaaatcttatgtggaaacttcaaatcactcccaattttttatggCAACTTATTTGACAAgccccctgcttataactaaggtttcagggcaacatcatcaaatatgatgctacatcagcatgctttttgcccaAGAAAAGATGAGACCAATGGTCATGCGAAAGAGAGAGCCATAGTtgtgcaactgatgtggcatcaAATGATTGGTTGCCTTTAACAACTATGGGTGGTCATCTTcaccaataacaactttaaagtcacaactattggtataATGTTGTCAacaaaattggacattaaatcaacaagtgtaGATATTAAATCAACAATTATTATCAGTGTCATTAGAACACGCTCAGATACTGGATCCTCTCCCCTAAATGCTCATACTTTATTGTTACATGTGTACTTCTCATTCTGGATTTACATTTTcacaatctattttgtaagtcGAGATTGATATATCAAGGCACAAACTATTCATCCTCTTTTGTTGCATATTCCTCTATTCATTTAAGGTTTCCAATAAATAATATGAACCAAAGCCCAGGAATACACTTTTGTTGTTTGTGATGACATGCTTGCTAATCCTTTGAGCAAATCCCATGAAGTCCATTGCTACTGCCCTACACAACCCATCACAAAAAGGAAGCTGACACCGTTTGTTTCGAAATATCAATGTTCACCAGCATATATTCACATTCCGAATTTAACCTTTCCTCCATGATCATTATTTCCGCACTCAACATTTCATGCTTGTTCCATTCCATGCCCTCTACACTCTTCAGTAGTTCATCCATCCTCATCAATACACACCACCCATATTACACAACACAAATAGGAAGCCGACACCGTTTGTTTCCAAATATCAATTTTCTCCAGCATATATTCTCATTTCGAATATAATTTTTCCTCCACGTTCATTATTCCCGCACTCAACATTTCATGCTTGTTCCATTCCATGCCCTCTACACTCTTCAGTAGTTCATTCATCCTCATCAATACTCACACAGCACCCATATTATTCGTGCCAGCAATAGAACTCCACATGCCCCTTGCACAATACCCTACAATACTCTACAGGGCTTAGTGTAAAACATCCTCAGTCTTCTACCATCTTTCAAATAGGATCTGAAGCCCTCACCACAGCTCTGCTTTTATCAAGCACGACGACTATGTTGATTGTACATCATGTCTTATATGCAAATGTTGAAAGGAAACAATATTTTATTGATGGCTATTATTTCTATGTTGTGCACAACATTTGCTCATTTCTCAACATTAGCATTTCACTTCCCTCATCATCTACTTAACTACTAAAGTTAATGTGGAAGACGATAAATTACAACATTTTGAGGATAATCCTTTAGCAAACacaatttaaagaaaaaatatttttggagaatattaatttttttttttttaattaagttattTTGGTgtagttaaaatttaatttttacaaaCTTAAAATCAACCCATCTCCTATTGACAACAATATGTATTCACTCACATCAATTGCTGGTACAATATTAAGTGAGAAGTACACTTGATTAGAATGATCAAGGCAAGTTGAGAGCACTCCCATCTTCATTGATTTTTGATTTGATATTTGTGGTGAAGTCACATAGTTAGTTGGGCTAACAATAAATGTGGAATAAGAAATCTTGAAAGAATTTTTTATTTCAAGGCATTGGCCTTGATAAGGGCCTCACTAATGAAGTCTTTTGTCATGTATGAGATTGCAACACACTATGGGAAGCATGAAACAATTTAAAATGTGTAAGATTCCTATTCAAAATTAGAATTCATACAATTATAGTTGAATTAAATATATAGCCTTAAAAGTTTTTCTTTTTATATATTCAACCTATTTTAAGTCATTGCAAGCAAGCAACTACTTGAATTCAGTGACTTTTGATTAGTTGGTTGAAAAGTTGGCTAAAAAAGAAAAGGATTTTGGAAGAAAACTAAAATCATGAGAGAGTATTTGCTAggcaaataaaaaagaaaattcCTCCAATAAAGTGTCATCTTTCAAGAATGACGGAAATGAAAAGACAAAGGAGGAAATAGAGGACAAGGAAGATACATTGACAAAAATAATGGTCAATGCAATAAGAAAAATTATAGAGAAACATTTTTTTACAAATGATTGATGAAAAAGAGGTCAAGAGGCTCATGAATGCTAAAGATCATGGGATAAGATATAGGCCCGTCAAAAACAAACAAAAGCAAATAAGGGGAAAACAAGTTTTTAGAATCAAATTTGTCCCAATTTGTTAGTGATTGTGTGCTCTCCACATTGGATGATGTCAACTATGTCTTAATGAATTCAACCTAGTATGATTCTTGGTTTCTAAATACTAGTGCCATGTGATAGATGAATTTCTAAAGAGACTTATTTGAGGGATTTTATTAAGAAAGACATGGTCTTGTATATTCGGTAGATAAAACAAGTTTACAGTTTCAAAGAAAAAGGATAGTTTGACTCGAGTCACTAGGATTTCTAGATTTCTTTCTCGAAAATGTCCACCTTCCAAGCAACTAAAACAAATCTTATTCCTTGTACTCATTCAACAAG is a genomic window of Cryptomeria japonica chromosome 7, Sugi_1.0, whole genome shotgun sequence containing:
- the LOC131065596 gene encoding golgin candidate 2; translated protein: MAGLLAWAADVVGGNGDGEEAYEYEIVPKFSPEEEDLIRRLNERSGWLEKKLEELRRRIPPGTIAHTLPHLLKDTLASSSALSLERNAHQGTRLQAQLREASLLEENKAYTKAIEAGQQQIQEKSHEARQLEAKLKEVNELSRNQRIEFEELQDLVLEREKNRSGNEPETGGKTGSCSSSPAATTKEDEIEDKRNELKFWEDKLIELEKKWNTLQHNLSHQLSPAQREKELERRLRSLTEQLMAKQTQLEALANERNALEFRLEDANEARRKLHLENGETNFKRNKVGRSVSTTSSALTSINARYDESKVHPQVSTIATRPRFNKVAGEFGSKIINAASDALGLRTGGYRRFMILRSLVVGYILGLHIVVFIIISFAKLV